A segment of the Verrucomicrobiota bacterium genome:
ACAACCCCGACGCCGGCCCCGACCACACGAGTTTCAGACTCTCCGCCAGCGGGGATGTGATCGGACTTTTCTCCTCCAGCGGCGGACGAGTGGATTCCGTCACTTTCGGTCCTCAACGCGCCGGAGTGTCCCAGGGGCGGCTCCCTGATGGCGCCGCCGCCATCGTTTCTTTCCCACTCAGCGCCACGAAAGGCCGTCCCAATTTCCTTCCCCTGAACGACGTGGTCATCAACGAAGTGCTAAGCCATAGCGATCCGCCGTTGGAAGACTCCGTCGAACTTTTCAACGCATCAACCGTTGCCGTCGAGGTCGGTGGATGGTTTCTCAGCGACGATCCTCGAACTCCCAAGAAGTATCGCCTGCCCGCGGGCACGCGGTTGCCTCCCTCCGGATTTCTGGTCCTCTTCGAATCCCAGTTCAATGCCGACACCAACGCCCCGACCAGTTTCGCGCTGAATTCGTCACGGGGAGACCAAATCATTCTCTCCGCAGCGGATGCTTCCGGCAACCTGACCGGGTATCGCGCCGAAGCGGAATTCGGCCCCGCTTTCAACGGCGTATCCTTCGGACGCCTCACGACCTCCACGGGCATCGACTTCACCGCCTTGTCTCAAACAACCTTCGGATCGGAACCAGCCGCGACGCTTGCTGGCTTTCGAACGGGACGTGGCGCTCCCAACGCCGCGCCCCGCCTGAGTCCGGTGCAGATCTCCGAGATCATGTATCACCCGCCCGATGCCGTCTCGGGCACCAACCGCACCGACGACACCGTGCATGAATTCGTCGAACTGAGGAACACATCACCGCTGGAGCAACCACTCTTCGATCCGGCGTACCCTGCCAACACCTGGCGAGTCCGGGGAGGAGTCGAAATGGAACTCCCGCCCGGACTCCGGCTTGCTCCCGGGGGCCACCTCTTGCTCGTCAATTTCAACCCCGCCACAAACGCCGCGGCCCTGGCATCTTTCCAATCCCGCTACGCCGTGCCCGCGAATGTCACCCTCTTGGGCCCCTACCGGGGCAAACTCTCCAACGCGGAAGATCGCGTCGATTTGCTCAAACCCGATGGACCCGCGCTCGCAGGACCCGACGTGGGTTATGTGCCCTTCGTGTTGGTGGACCGCGTGCGCTACGGCGACCAACTCCCCTGGCCCATCGAAGCGGACGGCGGCGGCGCGTCCCTTCAACGCCGGGGCGATCGTCTCTACGGGAACGATGCCGCCAACTGGATGGCCGGCGCTCCTTCACCAGGCCGCGGCGCGCCTCTTTCACAGGGTGTTGTACTCACCGTCAGGCGTCCCTCGCTCAGCGAGAATATCGTGCAAATTCAATACGAAGCACAGGCAGGAAAAACCCATCAACTCGAATATCGGGATGCTTTGGAATCCGGCGTCTGGTCCAAGCTCGGCGATCCTCACAAACCCGCCACGCCGGGCGGGGTCGTTTTCAGAGATAGTCCGCCCGCCTCGCTTAAACACCGCTATTACCGACTGTCCGTGTTCTAACCCGCCTGTTTCACACTCGACAGGGTTTGGAAACGTTCCCCATTGAGTCTCAGCAATGCGGGCCAGATCGAACCGCGCCCGTTCAACGTAATGCCCGAATTCTCAACCGGCGATACTCCATCTGGCCCCGGTCCCCTTCCAGCCCGATGGGGCCCGTCTCAGGCACCTTCATCGCTTCCTCAATCACTTCACCGTTGCAAAGGCAAAACGCCACGCCCCCTTTCACCGTCACTTCAATCTCATTCCACCCCCCCGGACGATAATTCCGGAGCTTCTTGTAGGGGCCGGCCAGCGGATAATCCCGGCACTGCAATTGCCGGCCGCGAATGAAAATACCGCTGTCCGCGTTGGGGGTGGCCCGGAATTCAAGCCGCAGCACGAAGTCCTCGGGAAAATCGCGCGTCGTGTAGAGTTGCTGAATTTTTCGACCCTCGCTGGGTGTGGCCACGACCAACCGCCCTCGAATGGCTCGATACCTTCCATCCCGGCTTTCCGACTTGCCGTCAAACGCCACTGGAGCCTCCACCACGGGCCAAGGCGGCGCGCTCGGATCGCTCGCCTTCCACTTCCGTGCCGACTCTTTATCCGCCTCAGAAGTGACGCGATATCCCCACCCGGTCAAATCCCGTCCGTTAAACAAACTCTCAAAACCGGGTTCAGGTGCAAACTCGTACGTTTCAGTCTCTACCCAACCCAAAGTGGCAAACACCGGACGTAAAGCCGATGCCCACTTCGCGTAGCCCGCCTGGTTCAAGTGCAATAAATCTGGAAACTCCGACGCGGGCGCATCTCCCTGGTCGTCGGCGTACAACGTCCAAGTCTCCACCAAAGTCACCGATTCACGAGCCCGCACCGCTTCGGCGTAAAGCCGGTTCAGCTTCTTGATTTTGTCGGAAGGTCGGGACTTTGCAGCCGAGCTCGGAAACACCTGGCACAACACGACCGGAAGCTTTGGATCTTGGCGTCCAATCTCATCCAGAATCAGCGGCAAATTGCCGGCGATGGTCTCTGGCTCGGCCTTCTCCTCCAAGTCATTCGTCCCGATCAGCAACACCACCCCCCGCGGCTTGAGAGCCAGCACATCCTCGCGCAGCCGCAGCAACACGCCCCGCGAAGTATCGCCACTGATGCCGCGATTGGCCGCTTTCAGCCCGGGCCACCAGCCGGAAAAATCGTCTCCCCAGCCTTGGGTGATGGAATCCCCGAGAAAAACCACCGCACCTGCGTCCCGCTCAACCCGCTCAGCCCATCGAGCGCGACGCTCCACCCATAGCCGTTTGAACCAATCATAACGCCGAATCGGCCCCTGCCCCGCCAATCCTTCGTCACTGGCGGGTAATTGAAACTTCGACGAACTTGCCTCCTGCGCGTGAGAAGAGCCGCCCAAGCGACCCACACCAAGAATGAGCACGGCCAAACCTAAAGAGATCCGCATGGAGTTCATGCGTTCGATTCTCCTCAAATTCAGTCAGCTGACAAGGACAGTCCCGCCTGCCAAAGCCCTCTCCGTGTATCCCGATGTTGTTGGTAGGGCGGGCCTGTCCCAGCCCGCCGCCCACGGGATGCAAAACATCATGCTCCGGCGGCGCGCCGGGACGGACGCGCCCTACCCGCATCACCGGCAACATCGGGATGCACCGAAGCCCTCTCGGAAAAATCCACAGCACAGCCATCCAACTTCGCCTCTGAATCGCAATTCGAAACTCGAAATTCCCAAATCTCCTGCCCCCTCACCCGCCTTTATCCCTTTCCGGCACTCGCACCACCTTTAACCTCAAATTCCTCAGCGCAAACAATTCCTCCGCCACTCCCTTCATCCGCCTCGCTCCCGACTTCCGCTTCGGTCCGAACCGTTCCCTCATCGCTCCGAACATTTCCTCCACATACTCCCGGCTCCCAAAAATCGCTCCGTCACAGAAATACCTAACTCGGCACCTCACATACTCACTCACCTCAAAACAGGACTCGTCCTGGCCATTGCTGCCACCTGCGGCAAAAATCAATTGAGCCGCGCCGTTGATGAAATTACGCTATTCACATCATGAAAATCCGAGAGCTGACCGTCAGCCCCATCGGTAATTCTCGCGGCGTGCGGCTGCGCGTCCGCTGCGCCGGCAAGGAGGCCGATATCGCCTTGGACCAGATTCGTGTTTTGGGCAAATCCCGCTTGATTCGCCGCATCGACCGGCTTTCGACATCCGCCGGCACGGTACTGCGCCGGCTCATCTCGGAAATGTAGGGCGAGGGTTGAAATGATGCCGACGCGCAACGCGCAAGCGGAACTCGTGAACCGGATATCCTCCGCCATTCCGGCGAGAGGGTTCAGGTCTGCGACGGTCCTCTGCTTCGTTTCGCCAGTCCTGTGGGCAGCCAAAAACGCCACGGGGTCGGTGCAGTCTAAGACCTGGCGGCTAATCGTCGCCGTGCTTGGGCTGTTCATCCTCCTGTTCACGCCACACTCCCCCCTCCAGGCCCAACCCGTAGGAACCAACCGCGTCCTCGAACTCGACGGCAAGGGCAGTTATGTCGAACTGCCTCCGAATCTTTTCACCAATTTGACCGAGGGCACTGTGGAGGCCTGGGTGAAGTGGCGAAGCACGTCGAGCTATCAGCGCTTTTTCAGCTTCGGTGAAACTGTGAACGATATGGGGGTCGGCGGGCAGGGATTTGGCGGGCCGTCGGACATCCACTTTTTTGTCAATGTCCAGGGCGACTTGGGCTTGATCGTAGTTCCTGGGCTTCTTCAACTACAGCAATGGAGCCACCTCGCGGCAGTCTCCGGTCCGGAAGGCCTGAAGCTCTATTTGAACGGGACCCTCGTCAGGACCAATGATTACCGCAAAAGCTTCAGTGGCATCTCAGGCAAGCGGAATTATCTCGGCCGTTGGAACGCCCGGTCAGGCGGAGCGGTGGATCCGGTCACCTTCGACGGGCAGATTGACGAGTTTCGAGTTTGGAAGGTTGCGCGAACAGAGGAGCAGATTCGCGACACCATGTTCAGCAGGCTCGCCGGAAACGAAACCGATCTCGTCGGCTTGTGGAACTTCGAAACCGTCGAGAACAGCGTGGTCAAAGATCTCTCGCCCGGCCGACACGACGGCAAGATGCTGGGCAACGCCAAGGTCGTCGTCGAAGAACCTCCAGCCTCCATGCGTTCTGAAGGAAACCAGCGTGTTCTCGAACTCAATGGCAAGGATCGTTACGTAGAACTTCCGCCCAACATGCTTACAAATCTGGATGCGATAACCATCGAAGGATGGTGCCGTTGGCGCAGCTTCCGGGCGAGTTCTCGTTTTTTTGACGTGGAGTTCGGAGAGGGGCGTTTCAGCGTCCACAACAGACAGCTTAGCCATGGGTTGCAATTTGAGGAATACCAGCACGACGGCCGCTTTCGTGCCGCCGTGCTTCCTGCGCTGCTGACCACGAACGAATGGGTACACATCGCAACGGTGCTTTCGAAACAAGTCTCACGGCTCTATCTGAACGGTTCTCTCATCGTCTCGAATCTTCCGCCAGCCGACGACAACTACGGCAGCATCACAAATCGTTCAAATTATCTGGGCCGTTCCGGTGTACGCGAACGTTTCTCGGCTGATGAAGATTTCGACGGCCAAATGAGTGAAGTGCGCGTCTGGCGAGGCGCTCGAACCGAGAGCCAGATTCGTGAAAACATGCACAAGCGGTTGACCGGACGAGAGGAGTCCCTCGCCGCACTTTGGAATTTTGAAGACGGTACGGCGCGGGATGCTTCGACGAACGGATTTCACGGCAAACTCATGGGCAACGCCGCGGTCGTCCAAGCAGAACGCCCGGGTGCGGCGGGCCTCCTCCGCCCGGCGGTGATTTCGGGTCGCGTCACGGATGAATCAGGCAAACCGGCACCCAACACCAAAGTACGTATGGAGCAAAGCGGCGAAGAAGTTGCGAGTTTCGAAGCAAGCGCCGACGGCTCGTTCCGACATGTGCTCCTGCCGAACGGCAGGCCTTACGACATCGAAGCGGTCAGCAACGACAAAGACGCCTGGCGACTCGGCGTGGTCCTTGAAGGAGGCCAGACGGCCACCCTCAATTTTACTCTCCGTCCAGGTCTAAAAATCACGGGCACGGTCTTTGCACTCGTCACCAACACACCGCTCGCGGGAATCGTGGTGCAACTGCTCAGAGTCAACCCCAGCCAGATCGGTTCCGCGTTGGAGACCGACCGCCCGGCGGGCGGCACGTTAAGCGATGACCGGGGCAGATACTCCTTCGCCAACCTTGCTCCCGGTGCCTATCGACTGCGATGCCACGTCCCGGGCGGGTTCGTCGAGGCCACAAACCGGGTCCTGCTTGCTGACGCCGAGGCCGGATCTGTGAAGCCTCCGGAAATCGATTTTCGAATTGCGCCGCTCAAAAAGGGAACTTTTCGCACCTTCGGTTTTCAAGATGGACTGACTAGCCGGCAAGTTCGAAAGCTCTTTGTGGATCCGGAAGGTATTCTTTGGGCAGCAACCTCCGGCGGAGTGGTACGCTATGATGGGCATCACTTTACGACCTTGACGAAATCAGACGGACTGGCTGGCAACTCCGTGACGTCCATCCACTGCGATCCGGATGGGGTGATGTGGTTCGGAACCACGAGCGGCCTTTCGCGTTACAACGCGCAAAGTTCCGGGCCCAAGTTCACCAATTGCACGACCGCGAATGGACTCTTACACAACTCGATTGGTCCCATCGTGCGTGACCTGCACGCCGTGCTCTGGGTCGGCAACGGGTCTTGGGAAAGCGGTGGCCTCTCGCGCTTTGACGGCAACCATTGGACGCACCTGACGGCCACCAATGATTTTCCGATCACGACAGTCCAGGCGATGGCGCACGAATCCGACGGCACTCTTTGGGTCGGCGGATACGGCGCGGGCGGAACATCTTTGGTCCGGATCCGAGACACCAACATCACGAGGTTTTCCAGAAACGACGGATTCGCGGAAAACGCCTGGGTTGCCGCCATTCAAACGGCGGACCATGGCAATTTGTGGATCGGCACAGACATGGGCGCGATGCGCTACAGTGGGGGCAAATTCAGCACGGTGAAAATCCAGAGTGGTCTGGGGGTGGATTCCATCAGCAGCATTCATCGAGATCGCGAAGGCCATTTCTGGTTTGGCGGTGAAAACGGAGTCGCTCGATTCGACGGGACAAGTTTCATCATGTTCACCAAGGACGACGGTCTCGCTGAGTCGAGGGTTGGATCCATCGTGCAAACAGAGGATAGAAGTCTATGGTTCGGTCATCCGTCCGCCGGACTGACACGATACAACCCTCGCGCTTTTCATCTCCTTGGGGA
Coding sequences within it:
- a CDS encoding DUF1080 domain-containing protein, giving the protein MNSMRISLGLAVLILGVGRLGGSSHAQEASSSKFQLPASDEGLAGQGPIRRYDWFKRLWVERRARWAERVERDAGAVVFLGDSITQGWGDDFSGWWPGLKAANRGISGDTSRGVLLRLREDVLALKPRGVVLLIGTNDLEEKAEPETIAGNLPLILDEIGRQDPKLPVVLCQVFPSSAAKSRPSDKIKKLNRLYAEAVRARESVTLVETWTLYADDQGDAPASEFPDLLHLNQAGYAKWASALRPVFATLGWVETETYEFAPEPGFESLFNGRDLTGWGYRVTSEADKESARKWKASDPSAPPWPVVEAPVAFDGKSESRDGRYRAIRGRLVVATPSEGRKIQQLYTTRDFPEDFVLRLEFRATPNADSGIFIRGRQLQCRDYPLAGPYKKLRNYRPGGWNEIEVTVKGGVAFCLCNGEVIEEAMKVPETGPIGLEGDRGQMEYRRLRIRALR